A stretch of Labrus bergylta chromosome 19, fLabBer1.1, whole genome shotgun sequence DNA encodes these proteins:
- the prrc2a gene encoding protein PRRC2A isoform X1, which translates to MSERSGQTAKGKEGKTKYASLNLFDTYKGKSLEAQKPVVPPRHGLQSLGKVASARRMPPPANLPSLKAENKGNDPNVSLVPKDGSGWASKQEQADPKSTDALSAPQPESQQPVASTTPAPTRPKTPPVSEAPAPASTQAVGARSWAQASVTHGTQGDGGKGSNLPSPFSREEFPTLQAAGDQDKAGKEQATADQWYGPGPSLRPQNVTSWRDGGGRALAPTMSGEGAAEGGTGGVLVMDGAAGVPPPNSQSLGPPRNPPAGSPALPLPQPPVGPGFPQYRGIMPPFMYPPYLPFPGPYGPQGPYRYPAPGEGPPPRFSRSQGGPDGRPQGGPRDAGGEVVKRPSILKQDDLKELDELDHDGDEGWAGAHEEIDYSAKLKFSDDEGDEEGEEQRTEGNHDTCEQQRPQDAPPASSRSRASDSGGETRRTPPTNADNGPQPPSSKPGWAEEGGSGWGAQGAPPNYQGRRPGLGGFREQPSPPPGPLLGQGPYSFYRQERPHNQGASVGVGKPVPAQNQPPAGGHTPPPQPGLLGPGAPGEDEDETWRQRRKQSSTEISAAVERARRRREEEERRMEEERRAACAEKLKRLDEKQQQQQGSNTGEGGSATPSLDGNSTAATAGSPSPSISASSPNISQPSSPCVDPEEPPMLAVQTGSSPVVSDRQRASSNSSYDSSADIQPCPQPTISQPPQPTLEVPLVGETKDETMGGPPIRAASGGERGADPVKIENIGGGAGRQAGGPPGQGYSKYQKSLPPRFQRQQQEQLLKQQQQWQQQQQQQQQQQQQQQQQHSQASQSQLSPQPQAPQGPSPGPTPQPQGPGPKQPGPLYQPSNMVRPPPLPMNFDPRWMMMPYMDPRMMQGRPPPMDYYSAGMHPSGLIARERSDSGGSGSDPFDRQQQQQQQQQQQQQHPGHPHRGTPPMDPKLAWGPEVFPGGGEGRGLTSPLRQKQALEEDDGSKGPRSDTPPHRIREGGLGPIQQPSSNSGTSNQTPPPVGTQVGSQGGGHHPHHYISGRGNYSNFPDQGGRMIPHQQQQRAGERGNQPHSFTHQDEGPPRGAQQGQIWGPPHPHYDRNGRADLPPIESNSHHHHHHGHHPQQPHFHLHPNKPENSRERVVEAAAKKTDSSPPIHQPSLSSSCSSSSSSSAREDGNVKVAPHHHPSQRESEAVVAHTVGERGGSVGGSSHVKQEKTGQAYAPHSSVTATPSSSQHGSHTHPQQQHHHHKPNQRGGRDHKTETQWGPRPGSSHMGGGSSHGRRANNAGGGNNSRGGDDSSNPQTDHKPSNQAGGGNANKRAGPIKKPVLKEMKKDGVDVDGGEKTGVGFGKDKEQDGAQTTSMKQEASVVSQNTSVPSKDETAQTAKPRNGGKERSTGGGGGASGRGSKDLDSTSSGFTGSASRRDRDRSFERGGGPPHHHGVPAKGSRASRGRGGEFYGRGRGYRGTYTATAGPTGGGRGRMGGRSGRDYRSSVAGGHHHESKGEGGGGRHGQERSQHNPARARNRSETRSEGSEYEEIPKRRRERGSETGSESGASDLGHSDKDDSQKPNAKNGSNTTGNSSMSSAPPRGSQARVFTPRGVPSRRGRGGGGGSGGGNIYRSSGNVGGPTGGHRVGSNSSSHGGPLKASTSARKQHGPPQTSGPKDLGRGGNGGEKKDKTPDASQTQSQGSNPPQPPLPAATPTAVGSTENGVVATQQPSTNPTSNSGGPNPLPLPANRGFPPGGFERPPRRRRHGRSQHQQDKPPRFRRLKERENAARINGGVGVIGGGRPSSPSLNSVQDSNGAPTSAPVTGNVQNSNHSTAVTNNNNSSVGHLSNANSHHHHHYNQGGTGQPHTQHHHSHGAKSPDFTNQNSDQANEEWETASESSDFTEFRDREGGGGKSYSSHHPHHMGRGGGGGGGGGGGGGGGGGGGGGSAVERDMTGKEPLANKRSFSSQRPGMERQNRRVNTGGSGGGGGRGPRGQPGGGSNGPGNGGGGNRGDKRGNWPSPKNRK; encoded by the exons ATGTCAGAGCGCTCTGGGCAAACTGCAAAGGGGAAGGAAGGCAAAACCAAGTATGCGTCTCTCAACCTGTTTGATACATACAAAGGAAAGAGCCTTGAAGCACAAAAGCCTGTTG TTCCCCCCCGCCATGGCCTGCAGTCTCTTGGTAAAGTTGCCTCCGCACGGCGTATGCCACCCCCTGCCAACCTGCCCAGTCTGAAGGCAGAGAACAAAGGCAACGATCCCAACGTCTCGCTCGTTCCCAAAGACGGCTCAGGATGGGCAAGCAAACAGGAACAAGCAGACCCAAAGAG tACCGATGCATTGTCAGCACCGCAGCCGGAATCGCAGCAGCCTGTGGCTTCAACGACACCTGCACCGACACGCCCGAAAACCCCGCCAGTTTCAGAG GCTCCGGCCCCCGCTTCAACCCAGGCCGTAGGGGCAAGGTCTTGGGCACAGGCCAGTGTTACACATGGAACACAAGGGGATG GTGGAAAGGGATCAAACCTACCGTCGCCATTCTCTCGCGAGGAATTTCCCACCCTGCAGGCGGCTGGCGACCAGGACAAAGCTGGCAAAGAACAGGCCACTGCAGATCAGTGGTATGGGCCCGGACCAAGCCTCCGCCCCCAGA aCGTTACAAGTTGGCGGGACGGTGGGGGCCGAGCCCTGGCACCCACCATGTCTGGGGAGGGGGCAGCGGAGGGTGGCACTGGTGGGGTTCTGGTGATGGATGGGGCAGCTGGGGTCCCCCCTCCGAACTCTCAGTCCCTCGGGCCACCTAGAAACCCTCCCGCAGGCAGCCCCGCATTGCCCCTTCCCCAGCCCCCCGTGGGGCCTGGGTTCCCCCAATACCGAGGGATCATGCCTCCCTTC atgtATCCTCCCTACCTGCCCTTCCCGGGCCCTTATGGCCCTCAGGGACCATACAGGTACCCGGCACCTGGAGAGGGACCCCCTCCAAG GTTCTCTCGTAGCCAGGGCGGTCCTGACGGCAGGCCTCAGGGGGGCCCACGTGACGCAGGTGGAGAGGTGGTGAAGCGTCCCTCTATCCTAAAGCAGGATGACCTGAAGGAGCTGGACGAGCTGGACCACGATGGAGATGAGGGCTGGGCAG gtGCTCATGAGGAGATTGATTACTCCGCCAAGTTGAAGTTCAGTGAcgatgaaggagatgaggaaggGGAAGAACAGAGAACCGAGGGCAACCATGACACCTG TGAGCAGCAGAGGCCCCAGGATGCCCCCCCTGCAAGCTCACGATCTCGTGCATCAGACAGTGGTGGAGAAACCCGCCGCACCCCTCCCACTAATGCGGATAATGgcccccaacccccctccaGTAAGCCAGGATGGGCCGAGGAGGGAGGCAGTGGCTGGGGTGCTCAAGGAGCACCTCCCAATTACCAG GGGCGCAGGCCTGGATTGGGTGGTTTCCGGGAGCAGCCCTCCCCCCCACCAGGGCCGCTCCTTGGACAAGGGCCTTACTCCTTTTACCGACAG GAACGGCCCCACAACCAGGGTGCCTCTGTAGGCGTGGGAAAACCTGTTCCAGCCCAGAATCAGCCACCAGCTGGGGGGCATACACCTCCTCCTCAGCCGGGCCTGCTGGGCCCTGGAGCCCCGGGAGAAGACGAGGACGAGACTTGGCGTCAGCGTAGGAAGCAGTCATCAACAGAGATCTCAGCTGCTGTGGAGCGAGCCCGTCGACGTCGTGAGGAGGAAGAGCgtaggatggaggaggagagaagagcgGCCTGCGCTGAGAAGCTGAAGAGGTTGGACGagaagcagcaacagcagcagggCAGTAACACAGGAGAGGGTGGCAGTGCAACTCCCAGCCTTGATGGAAACTCTACAGCTGCCACAGCAGGCAGCCCGAGTCCTTCTATTTCAGCCTCCTCCCCCAACATCAGCCAGCCCTCATCCCCATGTGTCGACCCTGAGGAGCCTCCAATGCTGGCTGTCCAGACTGGGTCCAGTCCTGTAGTCAGTGACCGACAGCGagccagcagcaacagcagctaTGACTCCAGTGCAG ACATCCAGCCGTGTCCCCAGCCAACCATCTCACAGCCACCGCAGCCGACGCTGGAAGTGCCTCTAGTTGGAGAAACTAAGGATGAGACCATGGGTGGTCCTCCCATTCGTGCAGCAAGTGGAGGTGAAAGAGGAGCTGACCCTGTAAAAATTGAAAATATTGGAGGGGGAGCAGGTCGTCAAGCCGGTGGTCCTCCTGGACAGGGTTATTCCAAGTACCAGAAGTCTCTTCCACCTCGTTTCCAGAGGCAGCAGCAA GAGCAGCtcctgaagcagcagcagcaatggcagcagcagcagcagcaacaacaacaacaacaacaacaacaacagcagcagcacagccaggCATCACAAAGCCAGCTGTCCCCCCAGCCTCAAGCTCCACAGGGTCCTTCACCGGGTCCAACACCACAGCCGCAGGGGCCTGGACCCAAGCAGCCTGGGCCCCTGTATCAACCAAGCAATATGGTTCGACCTCCACCACTGCCAATGAATTTCGACCCCCGCTGGATGATGATGCCCTACATGGACCCTCGCATGATGCAGGGCCGGCCTCCACCTATGGACTACTATTCAGCTGGCATGCACCCATCAG GACTTATTGCGCGTGAGCGTTCTGACTCAGGAGGATCGGGTTCAGACCCCTttgacaggcagcagcagcagcagcagcagcagcagcagcagcagcagcatcctgggCACCCTCACCGTGGGACTCCCCCTATGGATCCCAAGCTTGCATGGGGACCGGAGGTATTTCCTGGTGGAGGGGAGGGCCGAGGGCTAACATCCCCCCTCAGGCAGAAGCAAGCTTTGGAGGAAGACGATGGGTCTAAAGGACCCAG gaGTGACACTCCTCCACACCGAATTCGAGAGGGTGGACTGGGACCAATCCAGCAACCCAGCTCCAACTCTGGGACTTCCAATCAGACTCCACCTCCAGTTGGCACCCAAGTTGGGAGCCAAGGAGGTGGTCATCACCCTCATCACTACATTAGCGGAAGGGGCAACTACAGCAATTTCCCCGACCAGGGTGGAAGGATGATTCCACaccaacagcagcagagagcggGTGAGCGGGGAAACCAGCCACACAGCTTCACCCACCAAGATGAAGGTCCTCCCCGAGGAGCTCAACAAGGCCAGATATGGGGGCCCCCACACCCTCACTATGATCGCAATGGCCGTGCAGATCTCCCCCCTATTGAAAGCAATtctcatcaccaccatcatcatggCCACCACCCTCAGCAGCCTCACTTCCATCTCCACCCCAATAAGCCAGAAAACAGCCGTGAAAGGGTTGTTGAGGCCGCTGCCAAGAAGACAGACTCTTCTCCTCCAATCCACCAACCTTCTCtttcatcttcctgctcttcttcctcctcctcctctgctagAGAAGATGGAAATGTCAAAGTTGCCCCGCATCATCACccgtcacagagagagagtgaagctgTGGTTGCTCACACTGTTGGTGAAAGAGGCGGCAGTGTTGGAGGCAGCAGCCACgtgaaacaggagaaaacaggCCAGGCATATGCTCCACATTCCTCTGTCACTGCTACCCCATCTTCCTCTCAACATGGCAGTCATACTCatcctcagcagcagcatcaccaTCATAAACCAAACCAAAGAGGGGGGCGAGACCACAAGACAGAGACCCAGTGGGGCCCAAGGCCCGGCAGTAGCCACATGGGTGGAGGGTCCTCTCATGGCAGGAGGGCCAACAATGCAGGAGGTGGGAACAACTCCCGTGGAGGTGATGACTCTTCCAACCCTCAAACGGACCACAAACCCTCCAACCAAGCAGGAGGCGGCAACGCCAACAAGAGAGCTGGCCCCATCAAGAAGCCAGTGctaaaagaaatgaagaaagatGGAGTGGATGTTgatggaggagaaaaaacaggTGTAGGTTTTGGGAAAGATAAAGAGCAAGATGgggcccaaaccacctcaatgAAGCAGGAAGCCTCCGTTGTCTCCCAGAATACATCAGTTCCATCTAAAGATGAGACCGCTCAGACAGCCAAACCCAGGAACGGAGGCAAAGAACGATCAACAGGAGGCGGTGGAGGAGCGTCGGGTAGAGGATCAAAAGATCTAGACTCAACCTCATCAGGATTTACAGGTTCCGCCTCAAGGAGGGACAGGGACCGCTCGTTTGAGAGAGGAGGTGGCCCGCCCCACCATCATGGAGTCCCAGCCAAAGGCAGCAGAGCCAGTCGTGGACGAGGAGGGGAGTTCTACGGGCGCGGCCGTGGCTATCGTGGCACCTACACGGCCACAGCTGGGCCAACCGGTGGTGGTAGAGGAAGAATGGGAGGCAGAAGTGGCAGAGATTACCGCTCATCTGTTGCCGGTGGTCACCACCATGAGTccaagggggaggggggtggtggCAGACATGGTCAGGAGCGTTCACAGCATAACCCTGCCAGGGCCAGGAACCGAAGTGAAACCCGCAGCGAAGGATCCGAGTATGAAGAGATCCccaagagaaggagggagaggggttCAGAGACTGGCAGTGAGAGTGGTGCCAGTGACCTCGGTCACTCAGACAAAGATGACAGCCAGAAACCCAACGCCAAGAATGGTTCAAACACCACTGGCAACAGCTCCATGTCGTCTGCACCACCCAGAGGTTCCCAAGCCCGGGTTTTTACCCCCAGGGGCGTGCCTTctaggagggggaggggtggtggtggtggtagtggaGGAGGAAACATCTACAGAAGCAGCGGCAATGTTGGAGGACCGACTGGAGGACATAGAGTTGGATCCAACTCTTCCTCTCATGGCGGGCCTTTAAAGGCATCGACCTCAGCCCGAAAGCAGCATGGCCCGCCACAAACGTCGGGGCCAAAAGACTTGGGCAGGGGAGGAAATGGAGGCGAGAAGAAAGATAAGACCCCTGATGCAAGTCAAACTCAAAGTCAGGGGTCCAATCCCCCTCAGCCACCATTGCCAGCCGCAACTCCCACCGCTGTAGGTTCCACTGAAAATGGAGTAGTTGCGACCCAGCAACCTTCAACCAACCCTACATCAAACTCCGGAGGGCCAAATCCCCTCCCGTTGCCTGCTAACCGTGGATTCCCTCCGGGTGGGTTCGAGCGACCACCTAGACGTCGTCGCCATGGGCGTTCTCAGCATCAGCAGGACAAGCCACCGCGCTTCCGGCGACTGAAGGAGCGAGAGAATGCCGCGAGGATAAACGGAGGTGTGGGGGTCATAGGGGGAGGACGgccctcttctccctccttgAATTCAGTTCAGGACAGTAACGGAGCCCCGACCTCTGCTCCCGTGACGGGCAACGTCCAGAATTCGAACCACAGCACCGCAGTAactaacaacaataacagtagTGTTGGGCATCTCAGCAACGCAAacagccaccaccatcaccactaCAACCAGGGCGGTACTGGGCAGCCCCACACCCAGCATCACCACAGCCATGGAGCAAAGTCTCCCGACTTCACCAACCAGAACTCAGATCAGGCCAATGAGGAGTGGGAGACCGCCTCGGAGAGCAGCGACTTCACAGAGTTCAGAGACAGGGAAGGCGGAGGAGGCAAGTCTTACTCTTCTCACCATCCCCACCACatgggaagaggaggaggaggaggaggaggaggagggggcggcggcggaggaggcggaggaggcggAGGTGGAAGTGCGGTCGAGCGAGATATGACGGGCAAAGAGCCCTTGGCTAATAAAAGAAGCTTCTCGAGCCAGCGCCCTGGTATGGAGCGACAGAACCGGCGGGTCAATACTGGAGGATccggaggagggggaggaagaggtcCACGAGGTCAACCCGGTGGGGGCTCCAACGGGCCCGGCAATGGAGGTGGTGGCAACCGTGGAGACAAGCGTGGAAACTGGCCCTCCCCAAAAAATAGGAAGTGA